The Calderihabitans maritimus genomic interval GCCCGGCTTTAATCATCTCCTCTGCCGTGGCGCCCTTGCGCACTTCCCGAAGGAGTTCGTCATCACCGGATTCGACACCCAGATAAATCATTTTCAAACCGGCCTCCCTAAGCTGTAGCAACTCCTCTTGGGTCTTTTGCAAAATATCCTGCGGTCCGGCATATATGGCTATTCTTTCTAGGTAAGGAAAGGAGTCCCGAAGCCAATGCATGATCTGCAGTAATTTGGCGGTTTCCATAGCCAGAGCATTTCCGTCGGCCAAAAATACCCGGCGGGTAGCGGGGTACAATTCCCGGGCTTCTATAATATCATCTCGGATTAGACCTAAATCTTTCTCACGATATTTCTTATCTTTATACATGCCGCAAAAAGTGCACCGGTTATGAGAACAGCCGACCGTAACCTGTAAAATCAAACTTCGAGCCTCGCTGGGCGGACGGAAGATATTGCCTTCGTAATGCAATCTTTCACCCCTTTCCTTACTAAAACACCCTCAAGACCATAAAAATGCGGCAGAGAGATCTTCTCTGCCTTCCGTAGTTTAAATCTTAATTAATTCATAACGCCGCGAACCCAGCCCCAATTTTTCCGCATGTGTTAGTTGTAGCGTTCCATCAA includes:
- a CDS encoding radical SAM protein — its product is MHYEGNIFRPPSEARSLILQVTVGCSHNRCTFCGMYKDKKYREKDLGLIRDDIIEARELYPATRRVFLADGNALAMETAKLLQIMHWLRDSFPYLERIAIYAGPQDILQKTQEELLQLREAGLKMIYLGVESGDDELLREVRKGATAEEMIKAGQKIKEAEIPLSVTVISGLGGVERMESHARETARVLNAINPDYLGVLTLMILDNTPLGLKTKRGEFKPLNRFEVLQELRLLVQELQISNCIFRSNHASNYLPLKGVLAEDKDSILAVLDEALTYRREEWLRPEEWRGL